The following are encoded in a window of Tessaracoccus flavescens genomic DNA:
- a CDS encoding tyrosine-type recombinase/integrase: MNTSLDAMSDLVGQYLRVRRALGYKLNNAEDILNRFVAYLEVRDADRVSVADAVGFATAPPARTARTQALRLSAVRCFTRWAHCQDPSIEVPPARLLPARPSRVAPYIYTAEQLDALLEATGRLQPPERAATYQTLIGLMAATGIRTGEAIGLDTSSFDPHAGILTVTGKYGKRRMLPLHSTVADALTGYLKQRRHLPGAHSDHALLVSTRGTRLHLSTVHATFRPLTAEAGLGTASSACRHRLHDLRHTFAVSTMLDAYRRGDDPAVVLPVLSTWLGHTEPRDTYWYLTGTAELLEAAATRLDTTDEERALT, encoded by the coding sequence ATGAACACGTCGCTGGACGCTATGTCTGATCTGGTCGGCCAGTATCTGCGGGTCAGGCGCGCGTTGGGATACAAGCTCAACAACGCCGAGGACATCCTCAACCGGTTCGTCGCCTACCTGGAGGTTCGCGACGCCGACCGCGTGAGCGTCGCCGATGCTGTCGGGTTCGCGACCGCGCCCCCTGCTCGGACCGCTCGCACCCAGGCGCTGCGGCTGTCAGCGGTCCGCTGCTTCACCCGCTGGGCACACTGCCAAGACCCCAGCATCGAAGTCCCACCAGCGAGGCTTCTCCCCGCACGCCCCTCCAGGGTCGCCCCCTACATCTACACCGCCGAGCAGCTCGATGCGCTGCTGGAGGCCACCGGGAGGCTGCAGCCACCGGAACGAGCCGCGACCTACCAGACTCTGATCGGGCTGATGGCCGCCACAGGGATCCGCACCGGCGAGGCGATCGGGCTGGACACCAGCAGCTTCGACCCACATGCCGGGATCCTCACCGTCACCGGCAAGTACGGCAAGCGCCGGATGCTTCCCCTGCACAGCACCGTCGCCGACGCGCTGACCGGCTACCTCAAACAGCGACGCCACCTCCCTGGCGCCCACAGCGACCATGCACTGCTTGTCTCCACCCGGGGCACACGGCTGCACCTCTCCACTGTCCACGCCACGTTCCGGCCGCTCACCGCCGAAGCCGGGTTGGGAACCGCGTCATCGGCTTGCAGGCACCGGTTGCATGACCTGCGTCACACGTTTGCAGTCTCCACGATGCTTGACGCATACCGACGCGGGGACGACCCCGCCGTGGTACTGCCGGTCCTGTCGACCTGGCTCGGTCACACGGAACCCCGCGACACCTACTGGTATCTCACCGGCACAGCGGAACTCCTCGAAGCCGCCGCCACACGGCTCGACACCACCGACGAGGAACGAGCCCTGACATGA
- a CDS encoding PTS sugar transporter subunit IIA — MWNPFKKHNAPSAVFAPVEGEIIELSSVPDPVFSGGMMGQGFAVQPTSGEFRSPVEGEIIMVARTLHAFGVRTDEGAEVLVHIGIDTVNLKGEGFTAHRRKGDRVRPGDVVVSLDLASVSGRVPSMATPVIVTNGDRFDVSAPDLGGSTTVKVAELSPKG, encoded by the coding sequence ATGTGGAATCCCTTCAAGAAGCACAACGCCCCCTCTGCAGTGTTCGCCCCGGTCGAGGGGGAGATCATCGAGCTTTCCTCCGTGCCCGACCCGGTCTTCTCCGGCGGGATGATGGGTCAGGGTTTCGCCGTCCAGCCGACCTCGGGTGAGTTCCGCTCGCCCGTTGAAGGGGAGATCATCATGGTCGCGCGGACGCTGCACGCGTTCGGCGTGCGCACCGACGAGGGCGCCGAGGTGCTCGTCCACATCGGCATCGACACGGTCAACCTGAAGGGCGAGGGCTTCACCGCGCACCGCCGCAAGGGGGATCGGGTCAGGCCCGGAGACGTCGTCGTGTCGCTCGACCTGGCATCGGTCAGCGGGAGGGTGCCCTCGATGGCCACCCCGGTGATCGTCACGAACGGGGACAGGTTCGACGTCTCGGCCCCTGATCTCGGAGGGTCCACGACGGTGAAGGTGGCAGAGCTCTCCCCGAAGGGGTGA
- a CDS encoding integrase catalytic domain-containing protein, whose product MELTMAQRKAITTAQAKAWTKATKAEKAAILDAVVQVTGWHRDHARKMLRRAATGQMPGPRKPREAIRRYDTHVTEALVRCWAMLDGIASKRLAAALPRLLAALERLDRLDMSVEVRDQLLAMSPATMDRHLQPYRTGLIAAKGIAHTKPGSLLKSSIPLKTWAEWNDTEPGFIEIDLVGHEGGDNNGTFHYSLNATDIATGWTETCTVRSKGERIVAAGLDQLIGRFPFLILGIHSDNGSEFINHHLSRYCNLRQITFTRGRPSHSNDQAHIEQKNWSIVRRAVGYWRYDTARELDLLNHLWPAWNTRNNLLMPSQKLISKTRTGAKVTKRHDTATTPADRLLRDHPDTLTPAEHAALHDRLDTVDPIELGDQIAVIQGNLLDLAKRRGAVQRRAKRNHVYLSRTKITRASSDEATTQTKRAS is encoded by the coding sequence ATGGAGTTGACGATGGCCCAGCGCAAAGCGATCACCACGGCCCAGGCGAAGGCATGGACGAAGGCGACCAAGGCGGAGAAGGCCGCGATTCTGGACGCGGTGGTCCAGGTCACCGGCTGGCATCGCGATCATGCCCGCAAGATGCTGCGCCGCGCCGCGACCGGTCAGATGCCCGGGCCCCGCAAACCCCGAGAGGCGATCAGGCGCTACGACACACACGTCACCGAAGCATTGGTGCGGTGCTGGGCCATGCTCGACGGGATCGCCTCGAAACGTCTCGCAGCCGCCTTGCCACGGTTGCTGGCCGCGCTGGAACGCCTCGACCGACTCGACATGAGCGTCGAGGTCCGTGACCAGCTCCTGGCCATGTCACCGGCCACCATGGACCGGCACCTGCAGCCCTACCGCACCGGACTGATCGCTGCCAAAGGCATCGCCCACACCAAACCCGGCTCGTTGTTGAAGTCCTCGATTCCGCTCAAGACCTGGGCCGAGTGGAACGACACCGAACCCGGGTTCATCGAGATCGACCTGGTCGGCCACGAAGGCGGCGACAACAACGGCACCTTCCACTACAGCCTCAACGCCACCGACATCGCCACCGGCTGGACCGAAACCTGCACCGTGCGCTCCAAAGGCGAACGCATCGTCGCCGCTGGCCTCGACCAACTCATCGGCCGGTTCCCGTTCCTGATCCTGGGAATCCACTCCGACAACGGATCCGAGTTCATCAACCACCACCTCTCCCGCTACTGCAACCTGCGCCAGATCACCTTCACCCGCGGCCGGCCCTCCCACTCCAACGACCAAGCCCACATCGAGCAAAAGAACTGGTCGATCGTGCGCCGCGCCGTCGGCTACTGGCGCTACGACACCGCCCGCGAACTTGACCTCCTCAACCACCTCTGGCCCGCCTGGAACACCCGAAACAACCTGCTGATGCCCAGCCAGAAACTGATCTCGAAAACCCGCACCGGCGCGAAAGTCACCAAACGCCACGACACCGCCACCACACCAGCCGACCGGCTCCTTCGCGACCACCCCGACACGCTCACCCCAGCCGAGCACGCTGCCCTCCACGACCGCCTCGACACCGTCGACCCCATCGAACTCGGCGACCAGATCGCTGTGATCCAAGGCAACCTGCTCGACCTCGCCAAACGCCGCGGAGCCGTCCAGCGACGCGCGAAACGCAACCACGTCTACCTCTCCCGCACCAAAATCACGCGGGCATCTTCAGATGAGGCAACGACTCAAACCAAGCGGGCATCTTGA
- a CDS encoding CsbD family protein, producing MGLGDKIQETVGKAKEGLGDALDNEKLRRDGQKDRLEANAKEAGEHVNEKVGDATGSLADKVEDATDRFTRDDNK from the coding sequence ATGGGCTTGGGTGACAAGATTCAGGAAACCGTAGGCAAGGCCAAGGAGGGCCTCGGCGACGCTCTCGACAACGAGAAGCTTCGCCGCGACGGTCAGAAGGACCGCCTCGAAGCCAACGCCAAGGAAGCCGGCGAGCACGTCAACGAGAAGGTTGGCGATGCGACCGGAAGCCTGGCCGACAAGGTTGAGGACGCCACCGACCGCTTCACCCGCGACGACAACAAGTAA
- a CDS encoding IS256 family transposase, with protein sequence MSNVVPEGWEANQGQPTEAREGDGPVLDEIVRDGARRMLAAALQAEVDAYIEQFQAEVDEQGRRLVVRNGYHAQRLVTTAAGAVEVRQPRVNDKRVDEATGKRARFASAILPRWARKSAQVAEVLPLLYLHGLSSNDFAPALEQFLGTGKGLSPAVITRLTRQWQDEARAFNERSLAGSDYVYMWVDGIHLKVRLDQDKVCLLVMIGVRSDGRKELIALADGFRESSESWADLLRDCKRRGMTAPTLAIGDGALGFWKAVRDVFPATKEQRCWWHKTGNVLAALPKSAQPGALAAIREIWQAEDKPHAKAAVKAFAAAYGTKWPKAAAKIVDDTDVLLAFFDYPAEHWVHLRTTNPIESTFATVRLRQRVTKGPGSRAAGIAMAFKLMQSAQNRWRAIRAPHLVAKVRAGATFKDGKLVEPDPSDQAIQQAA encoded by the coding sequence ATGTCCAATGTAGTTCCCGAGGGCTGGGAGGCCAACCAGGGGCAGCCGACCGAGGCTCGAGAGGGAGACGGGCCGGTGCTTGATGAGATCGTGCGTGATGGTGCCCGGCGGATGCTGGCTGCGGCGTTGCAGGCCGAGGTCGACGCTTACATCGAGCAGTTCCAGGCGGAGGTGGACGAGCAGGGCCGCCGGCTGGTGGTGCGCAACGGCTACCACGCCCAGCGGCTGGTGACCACCGCCGCTGGCGCGGTCGAGGTCCGCCAGCCCAGGGTCAACGATAAGCGCGTCGATGAGGCCACCGGTAAGCGGGCAAGGTTCGCTTCGGCGATCCTGCCCAGGTGGGCGCGCAAATCGGCCCAGGTCGCCGAGGTGCTGCCGCTGTTGTATCTGCACGGCCTGTCGAGCAATGACTTCGCCCCCGCGTTGGAGCAGTTCCTGGGCACCGGCAAGGGCCTCTCGCCGGCGGTGATCACCCGGTTGACCAGGCAGTGGCAAGACGAGGCCCGGGCCTTCAACGAACGGTCCCTGGCGGGGTCGGACTACGTCTACATGTGGGTCGATGGGATCCACCTGAAGGTCCGTCTGGACCAGGACAAGGTCTGCCTGCTCGTCATGATCGGCGTCCGCTCTGATGGCCGCAAGGAGCTGATCGCCCTGGCCGACGGGTTCCGGGAATCCTCGGAGTCGTGGGCGGACCTGCTGCGGGACTGCAAACGCCGCGGCATGACCGCCCCCACCCTGGCCATCGGTGACGGGGCGCTCGGGTTCTGGAAGGCCGTCAGGGACGTGTTCCCGGCCACGAAGGAGCAACGGTGCTGGTGGCACAAGACCGGCAACGTGCTGGCCGCGCTGCCGAAGTCTGCCCAGCCGGGTGCGTTGGCCGCGATCCGGGAGATATGGCAGGCCGAAGACAAGCCCCACGCCAAGGCCGCTGTGAAGGCGTTCGCCGCCGCTTACGGCACCAAGTGGCCCAAGGCGGCTGCCAAGATCGTCGACGACACCGACGTGCTGCTGGCGTTCTTCGACTACCCCGCCGAGCACTGGGTCCATCTACGTACCACGAACCCGATCGAGTCGACATTCGCGACCGTCAGGCTCCGTCAGCGGGTCACGAAAGGCCCAGGCAGCCGGGCCGCTGGGATCGCGATGGCGTTCAAGCTGATGCAATCCGCGCAGAACAGGTGGCGAGCGATCCGGGCACCCCACCTCGTAGCCAAAGTCCGAGCAGGCGCCACCTTCAAAGACGGCAAACTCGTCGAACCAGACCCCTCCGACCAAGCCATCCAGCAGGCTGCCTGA
- a CDS encoding tyrosine-type recombinase/integrase has product MVIHRDQCRADARDVLDEFEAWLLRERSTQEGTAAAYADTFRLLLTYAQQATGIAPSALTLADLDADLIGGFLQHLETERGNSAATRNARRAALRSFFSYASYRAPDAIATISQVLAIPAKRTKTTLVSFLTAAEAEALIAAPDTGTWLGRRDRLLLHLGIQTGLRVSELTSLRVDSIQIGPHSQLECIGKGRKQRVIPLQKNTVQLLNAWFGELPPVPDGPLFPTHAGTPLTRAAVGKLIARHTAAAVGRCSSLAEKNVTPHTLRHTCAMSLLHAGIDTASIALWLGHSNIQTTQIYLHADLELKRRTLERVPAVDERPPARYQASDALIAFLKNR; this is encoded by the coding sequence ATGGTGATTCATCGTGATCAGTGCCGCGCTGACGCGCGGGACGTGCTGGACGAGTTCGAAGCGTGGCTGCTGCGGGAACGGTCCACGCAAGAGGGCACCGCTGCTGCCTACGCCGACACGTTCCGGCTCCTGCTGACCTACGCCCAGCAGGCCACCGGGATCGCCCCGTCGGCGTTGACCCTGGCCGATCTGGACGCGGACCTGATCGGCGGATTCCTCCAGCATCTGGAAACCGAGCGCGGCAACTCCGCCGCGACCCGCAACGCCCGCCGGGCCGCGCTGCGGTCGTTCTTCAGCTACGCCAGCTACCGGGCACCCGACGCGATCGCAACGATCAGCCAAGTCCTCGCGATCCCCGCGAAACGCACCAAGACCACCCTCGTGTCGTTCCTGACCGCTGCCGAAGCCGAAGCCCTCATCGCAGCCCCGGACACCGGCACCTGGCTCGGGCGCCGTGACCGGCTCCTGCTGCACCTGGGCATCCAAACCGGACTCCGCGTCAGCGAGCTGACCAGCCTGCGCGTCGACAGCATCCAGATCGGCCCGCACAGCCAGCTCGAATGCATCGGCAAGGGCCGCAAGCAACGCGTGATCCCACTCCAGAAGAACACCGTCCAACTCCTCAACGCCTGGTTCGGCGAGCTTCCACCCGTACCGGACGGGCCACTGTTCCCGACCCACGCCGGGACGCCACTGACCAGGGCTGCGGTCGGCAAGCTCATCGCCCGTCATACCGCTGCCGCGGTCGGACGGTGTTCTTCCTTGGCCGAGAAGAACGTCACGCCCCACACGCTGCGGCACACTTGCGCAATGAGCCTGCTGCACGCCGGGATCGACACCGCGAGCATCGCGCTCTGGCTCGGGCACTCGAACATCCAGACCACGCAGATCTACCTCCACGCCGACCTCGAACTCAAACGCCGAACCCTGGAACGCGTCCCCGCCGTCGATGAGCGGCCACCGGCCCGCTACCAAGCCTCGGACGCTCTCATCGCGTTCCTCAAGAACCGCTGA
- a CDS encoding site-specific integrase, translated as MGSTACNPFRVRFVGPLAPYAAELAHEFSRLGYSVTSAVIVVRFAAHLSRWLASEEIELSAVTDAVIDRFLAVRRVEYTSHYSRRALRPVLAYLRREGLVPPEAGPVPASGSEVLLARYRRYLVIDRGLSGPVAVAYSRWVTPFVTEVLGGTDPSARVAAVTGADVAGFLASRLPSMTRKTAQMTACSLRSFFRFAQAERLTAVMLADAIPPVAHRRLSGLPEPLGQEQVTALLSVCDRTTRVGRRDFAVITLLYRLGLRCGEVSGLLLADLDWRAGVVTIHGKGGRVDRLPIPVDVGEAIISYLRDGRPDTPARTVFVRAVAPFTPLAYASLSCIVARTAERAGLGTVHAHRLRHTTASRVLNAGASLEEVSHLLRHASPATTAIYAKTDLTRLATISRPWPASGSLS; from the coding sequence ATGGGTTCTACTGCTTGTAATCCGTTCCGTGTTCGGTTCGTGGGTCCGCTGGCACCGTATGCGGCGGAGCTTGCTCACGAGTTCTCACGGCTGGGCTACTCGGTGACGTCGGCGGTGATTGTGGTGCGGTTCGCGGCGCATCTGTCGCGCTGGCTCGCCTCTGAAGAGATTGAGTTGAGCGCGGTGACTGACGCGGTGATCGATCGTTTCTTGGCTGTCCGCCGCGTCGAGTACACCAGTCACTATTCACGGCGGGCTCTGCGGCCGGTGCTGGCGTATCTGCGCCGTGAGGGCCTGGTGCCGCCCGAGGCGGGGCCGGTGCCTGCCTCCGGGTCTGAGGTGTTGCTGGCTCGGTACCGTCGTTACCTGGTCATTGACCGTGGGTTGAGTGGTCCGGTCGCGGTCGCGTACTCGCGTTGGGTGACACCCTTCGTCACCGAGGTCCTGGGCGGCACGGATCCCTCGGCCAGGGTTGCTGCGGTGACAGGGGCCGATGTCGCCGGGTTCCTCGCTTCCCGGTTGCCGTCGATGACGCGGAAGACGGCGCAGATGACCGCGTGCTCGCTGCGGTCCTTCTTCCGGTTCGCGCAAGCCGAGAGACTCACCGCGGTGATGCTCGCGGACGCGATTCCCCCGGTCGCGCACCGTCGACTGTCTGGGTTGCCGGAGCCATTGGGTCAGGAGCAGGTGACCGCGCTGCTCAGTGTCTGCGATCGGACAACTCGGGTTGGGCGACGGGACTTCGCGGTGATCACGCTGCTGTATCGGCTCGGGTTACGCTGCGGCGAGGTGTCCGGGTTGCTGCTGGCGGATCTGGACTGGCGCGCTGGGGTTGTGACGATCCACGGGAAGGGCGGCCGCGTCGACCGCCTGCCGATACCGGTCGACGTCGGTGAGGCGATCATCTCCTACCTGCGGGACGGCCGGCCGGACACCCCTGCCCGGACCGTTTTCGTCAGAGCCGTGGCCCCCTTCACGCCGCTGGCCTACGCGAGTCTGAGTTGCATCGTCGCGCGGACGGCGGAACGCGCTGGGCTGGGCACGGTCCACGCGCACCGATTGCGTCACACCACAGCCAGTCGGGTCCTCAACGCCGGGGCCAGCCTTGAGGAGGTCTCCCATCTGCTGCGACATGCGAGCCCAGCCACCACGGCGATCTACGCCAAGACCGATCTGACCCGGCTGGCGACGATCAGCCGGCCCTGGCCGGCCTCGGGGAGTCTGTCATGA
- a CDS encoding helix-turn-helix transcriptional regulator: MAVRDTRGIIDPSAMLRTVHFDRFPAPPALAGLVDWFWCARWRLGEGQSHSQHVLSHPCVNVSLGNPPPPGENPPPSPYATRAVVNGVPTGRSTRVLTGAGWNLAAKTTIGGFGAWVDDVAGLTDLAVPAADVIAGIDDDLAVRVAALTDRDAVARLAEALVRAVERRPARRVADARAVASSARAAERDRSVRTAGDLAALAGVTVRTLQRMYSSFVGISPTAVIRRFRLIDAAELVKAGQPVAWADVAAELGYSDQAHLTRDFTAALGVPPAAYARAQVDGQRRG; this comes from the coding sequence ATGGCTGTGCGCGACACGAGGGGCATCATCGACCCTTCGGCGATGCTGCGCACCGTCCACTTCGACCGCTTCCCCGCACCGCCGGCCCTCGCCGGCCTCGTGGACTGGTTCTGGTGCGCGCGATGGCGCCTTGGGGAAGGGCAGTCCCACTCGCAGCACGTGCTCTCCCATCCCTGCGTCAACGTCAGCCTCGGCAACCCTCCCCCTCCGGGCGAGAACCCTCCTCCTTCGCCGTACGCGACGCGCGCCGTCGTGAACGGGGTGCCGACCGGCAGGTCCACAAGGGTGCTCACCGGTGCCGGATGGAACCTGGCGGCGAAGACGACCATAGGCGGCTTCGGAGCCTGGGTCGACGACGTCGCAGGACTGACCGACCTCGCCGTCCCCGCCGCCGACGTGATCGCGGGGATAGACGATGACCTGGCCGTCCGCGTCGCTGCGCTCACCGACCGGGACGCCGTCGCGCGGCTCGCCGAGGCGCTCGTGCGTGCGGTGGAGCGACGCCCCGCGAGGCGGGTCGCCGATGCCCGCGCCGTCGCGTCGAGTGCCCGCGCCGCCGAAAGGGACCGCTCCGTACGCACGGCGGGCGACCTTGCCGCTCTGGCGGGGGTGACGGTCAGGACCCTTCAGCGCATGTACTCCTCGTTCGTCGGGATCTCCCCCACCGCGGTGATCCGACGGTTCCGGCTGATCGACGCAGCCGAACTGGTCAAGGCCGGACAGCCCGTCGCCTGGGCCGACGTCGCGGCCGAGCTCGGCTACAGCGACCAGGCCCACCTGACCCGGGACTTCACCGCCGCGCTTGGCGTCCCGCCCGCCGCCTACGCCCGAGCCCAGGTCGACGGGCAGCGCCGGGGCTAG
- a CDS encoding NUDIX hydrolase: MDLSDFHTRVASYALIIDDAGRILLSWWRGTSDRPDLAAWTLPGGGVEYGEDLEEAAVREVYEETGYHVALTGYLASDTFAPQPEPGQRPYMGVRVVYTATIIGGTLGTVEIDGSTERAAWIPIDEVDASGPCVRLVDVALRALEARRGRG; this comes from the coding sequence ATGGACCTCTCCGACTTCCACACACGGGTCGCCTCCTATGCCCTGATCATCGACGACGCGGGGCGCATTCTCTTGTCGTGGTGGAGGGGAACCTCGGACCGTCCCGACCTTGCCGCGTGGACCCTGCCCGGCGGAGGGGTCGAGTACGGCGAGGACCTCGAGGAGGCGGCCGTCCGGGAGGTGTACGAGGAGACGGGCTACCACGTCGCATTGACCGGCTACCTGGCGTCGGACACCTTCGCGCCGCAGCCGGAACCGGGTCAGCGGCCCTACATGGGCGTGCGGGTGGTCTACACGGCCACGATCATCGGCGGCACGCTCGGCACGGTCGAGATCGACGGCTCTACGGAGCGGGCCGCGTGGATTCCCATCGACGAGGTGGACGCTTCGGGGCCGTGTGTGCGGCTGGTCGACGTCGCCCTGCGGGCCCTCGAGGCCAGGCGTGGGCGCGGCTGA
- a CDS encoding maleylpyruvate isomerase N-terminal domain-containing protein, whose translation MNELATKHAALASRFQALAEAVQDWDAPTPVAEWKARDIVGHLTTWLPEMAAGYGIDLPKVTGDDPVQVWREHSANVQALLEDDAVTNRVVQTSAGDQTIAQVLDNFYLADIFMHQWDLAKASGQSVGWNPEVATSIVEGMTPMRDMLAESGQFGTPVVLDESHSPEERLAALIGRDPAWTAG comes from the coding sequence ATGAACGAACTCGCCACGAAACACGCCGCGCTTGCCTCCCGCTTCCAGGCCCTCGCCGAGGCGGTGCAGGATTGGGACGCGCCGACACCCGTCGCCGAGTGGAAGGCCCGCGACATCGTCGGTCACCTGACCACCTGGCTGCCGGAGATGGCGGCCGGGTACGGCATCGACCTGCCGAAGGTCACCGGGGACGACCCCGTTCAGGTGTGGCGGGAGCACAGCGCCAATGTGCAGGCCCTGCTCGAGGACGACGCCGTCACGAACCGGGTCGTGCAGACTTCAGCGGGCGATCAGACGATCGCGCAGGTGCTCGACAACTTCTACCTCGCCGACATCTTCATGCACCAGTGGGATCTGGCGAAGGCGTCCGGCCAGTCGGTCGGTTGGAATCCCGAGGTCGCGACCAGCATCGTGGAGGGCATGACGCCCATGCGCGACATGCTCGCCGAGTCCGGCCAGTTCGGCACGCCGGTCGTCCTCGACGAGTCCCACAGCCCAGAGGAGCGGCTGGCCGCGCTGATCGGGCGTGACCCCGCCTGGACCGCCGGCTGA
- a CDS encoding TIGR03086 family metal-binding protein, translating to MTTTQNQLNSVLTDLADLLEQIPSGAAGPTPCTDYDQATLRQHVIGWLTAFTEGFEDPEGNCGDPESVVVDGNGATQVRGLRDRLDAALSDGAGERPLSIGGAAMPGAMALEMILWEYQMHGWDLARSAGLDWSPEVNGLEASLAFAPAMLTPDFQGVGKSFAPQVAVPADAPALDRLAGLSGRDPRWSHA from the coding sequence ATGACCACGACTCAGAACCAGCTCAACTCAGTCCTCACCGACCTTGCCGATCTGCTCGAGCAGATCCCGTCCGGCGCCGCCGGGCCCACCCCGTGCACCGACTACGACCAGGCGACGCTGCGCCAGCACGTGATCGGCTGGTTGACCGCGTTCACAGAGGGGTTCGAGGACCCCGAAGGCAACTGCGGCGACCCCGAGAGCGTCGTGGTCGACGGCAATGGTGCGACGCAGGTCCGCGGCCTCCGCGACCGGCTCGACGCCGCGCTCTCCGACGGCGCTGGCGAGCGTCCGCTGTCGATCGGCGGCGCGGCCATGCCGGGTGCGATGGCGCTCGAGATGATCCTCTGGGAGTACCAGATGCATGGATGGGACCTCGCCCGTTCGGCCGGGCTCGACTGGTCGCCGGAGGTGAACGGTCTCGAGGCCTCCCTCGCGTTCGCCCCAGCCATGCTCACCCCGGACTTCCAGGGCGTTGGCAAGTCGTTCGCCCCGCAGGTGGCCGTACCGGCGGACGCCCCTGCCTTGGACAGGCTGGCCGGGCTCTCGGGCCGCGATCCCCGCTGGAGCCACGCCTGA
- a CDS encoding tyrosine-type recombinase/integrase encodes MTGLAPLLQAFFTTRLTGQYGASVHTIAAYRDTWRLLLRYAATTTGTAPAALDLTQVNSDLISGFLTYLETDRGNTISTRNARLAAVHSLFTYAAYQHPEHADLIGRVLAIPAKRAPRTEITYLTPPEVTALLNAPDPSTSTGRRDHAMIQVAVTTGMRVAEFTALRVADTHLGTGAHVVCHGKGRKERITPLDRQTVRVLRDLISHTAPDAFVFPTRDGTRMSHDAVTARLALHTATATAACPTLTGKTVTAHVLRHTAAMRLLTAGIDSTVIALWLGHESIETTQVYLHANIKTKEDALARTRPTGASPGRYTVTDDTLLAFLDGL; translated from the coding sequence ATGACCGGACTCGCCCCTCTCCTGCAAGCATTCTTCACCACCCGACTGACCGGGCAATACGGCGCCAGCGTCCACACCATCGCCGCTTACCGCGACACCTGGCGGCTGCTACTGCGCTACGCCGCTACAACAACCGGGACCGCGCCTGCAGCCCTCGACCTGACGCAGGTCAACAGCGACCTGATCAGCGGATTCCTCACCTACCTCGAAACCGATCGCGGGAACACGATCAGCACCCGCAACGCCAGACTGGCCGCTGTCCACTCCCTGTTCACCTACGCCGCCTACCAGCACCCCGAGCACGCCGACCTCATCGGCCGGGTCCTCGCGATCCCCGCCAAACGAGCCCCGCGCACCGAAATCACCTACCTCACCCCACCAGAGGTCACAGCACTGCTCAACGCACCCGACCCCTCAACCAGCACAGGACGCCGCGACCACGCCATGATCCAGGTCGCGGTCACCACCGGCATGCGGGTCGCGGAGTTCACCGCACTCCGCGTCGCCGACACCCACCTCGGGACCGGCGCCCATGTCGTCTGTCACGGCAAAGGACGCAAGGAGCGCATCACACCACTGGACCGTCAAACCGTCCGCGTCCTGCGCGACCTGATCTCCCACACCGCGCCTGACGCGTTCGTGTTCCCGACCCGCGATGGAACAAGGATGAGTCACGACGCTGTCACCGCACGCCTCGCGCTCCACACGGCGACCGCGACCGCAGCCTGCCCCACCCTCACCGGGAAGACAGTCACCGCGCACGTCCTGCGCCACACCGCAGCGATGAGGCTACTCACCGCGGGCATCGACAGCACCGTCATCGCGCTCTGGCTCGGCCACGAGAGCATCGAGACCACCCAGGTCTACCTCCACGCCAACATCAAGACCAAAGAAGATGCCCTCGCACGAACTCGACCCACCGGCGCCAGCCCCGGACGCTACACCGTCACCGACGACACCCTCCTGGCCTTCCTCGACGGCCTCTGA